TAACAATAGCACTTCCAAAACAGTGCATCTTGGTATGACAATTCTCTCCAAACTGATCATAAATAGAAATGGGGATCTAACAAGATCTGAAAGCTGCAAACAAGCTTTTGTCAGATAGAACTCCATTAGTTGCTTCATCTTCTTCTCAGAGGCAGTCATGAATAATGGTTGTGCTCTGAATGCCCTAAGAATATCTCTTTCTGACCAGCCAAAGCTCATCAACACCTTCTTTTTCCTTTCCCATTTTGAGTGGCCCATAGAGGACATTGAACTGAAAGCATATATAAAGGTCTTGCTCATTGGTTCAATCCCTATTTCCTTGAGTTCTCCAACCTTTTCTTCATAAGAATCAAATCCAAGAAATAGAAATTTAGGATGCAATACTACTAGCCTCCTAATACTGGGTACTGGCACACCAAAAGCACACAAGGTGCATATCTTAGACATCATCAATTCAGTATCCAACCAAAGTACACTAAAGCATCGCTTCAAGGACAATAAAAAATTCTCCTCGGTCTCAAGAAACCCTCTAAGGAAATAAGCATTTGGCAAAATTCGATTCTTTAAACTAGCTGCTAGAATCCTTGGGTCTGCACATAGCGCCCTGGGCAGCCAGGGAGCTAAAAAACCGAGTGACTCAAAGTATTCAATCTTGGGTCTAAGGATTTTATCGGGATCTAATAGAATAAGTTGCGGTCGCCTTGAAATTAAGCAAGCAATTTGAGATTGAGTAAAACCTTTAGCTCTTAACAGTTGAAGAACCAAATCCGCTTTATCTGTGCTCTTAATACGAACAAACTTGCAGGCTGAAGTGGCCATTCCTAGAGACATCCCACATGAGTTGGTGAGGTAATTGAGTGTTAAATGCTGTTGGTCATTTGAGCGTGAGACTGAATTTAGAGATGAAATATAACGATGATAACACGCTTTGGAGCGTATGATGGTATGATTTAAGAGTAATTTGGAAAAGAAACGAAACATTGATTGGAAATAGAAAGAAGGGGTTTGAACAATGTAAACTTACAGGATATCAGAAGCCAAAAATGGCGAGCTTTGCCATTAGAAACGTAAACCCTATTGGAAAAGTGGCACATAAGAGCCCCTCGCAGTTCATTCACAGAGGCAGAGTGGGTTCAAAGCGTAACGAGGAGATGCTCGGCGAGGACTGAGTTATGGCTTGGAGGTCAAGTCTGAACCTAAATTTTTGGTTAAATTACTTTTCTGTCTCTAAGTTATCTCAAAACTAATACATGTTATCTATCACTGAattttaattccaacaaaataaaAATCCCTTCGTTAAAGGGGGTTAATAGAGCAaaaatgtctaattaaattaacgGTCCTCTAATTAAAGTTAAATCCTTAATAACCTGTCCCCTCTCTCTATCTGCCTGCAATTGAGGTTGGAACCGTGAGACTGTTGGGTTTAGGGGCATCAATAGATTGAAAGTCCCAAGCATCCCTGTATTGCCAAAAGGATATTAACTGGAAAATGAAAAGTTAACCACGATACCAGCATCCCCATATTCACCATCTCCACCATCATCAAAACCACCCGCAAATTCAATGTCACCATCAATTCACTCCACCAACAGTATCACCCTACGTAAGCTTATTCAGCTGGgaatccacacacacacacacacatatatttgCTCGAACGGGTTACTTCCATGCAGAAGCAAAGCCTATCATGTCTGTTGATGGGTCGGGCATTGAAGTTGTAATTAATTTTTGCAATTTCTTATTGACAAACTTGTGCATTCTAGCttctttatatgtatatatcattGTCTTAAATGTGTTGCCTTTTCTTTAATGCGGGGCCATCAATGCCTTCAAGAGGAACTTAGATTATCACTATTGTGGAAACGGTAACCTTATGATGGTTACTAGAGGTACGACCCCAACTGGGATAAGAACTGCTAGCGCCTGGCAGGTTGTGCCATTGGGTTCAATAAGAATGCCACTGGTGGAAGAGATGGAAAAATTTACGCGGTGACAGATTTTGGTGACGATGACACTGTGAATCCTAAGCCAGGGAAACACATGCAGTGATTCAAGATGAGCCGTTGCGGATAATTTTCGCTCATGACATTATTCAATTGAAGGAAGAGGTGATCATgaactcattaacttgctgatatTGGTTCTATAATTTATTGCAGTTCCATCAGCTTCAAGGATCATCTGCGTGCAACCCTTCATCGAAGGCGAGCCAAAGTGCAGCCTTCACTCTTAAATGTCTTTCTCATGTGAAGATTATTTGGATTACAAAACAAGAGAGAGACGAGAAGGGAGGAGAAAATCCATTTATCATAGCTGAAATGGGTCTTAGTAGATGTTGATGGTGGAGATGGTAGTTTGGTAACTTGTGATAGCAACCCAAGATTACCAATTGATGTGCTTAGGCTGTCTGTTGATGATGCATAATATTCTTTTGATGAGCTTTGGGCCTCCTTCGATGGGTTTGATTGGCAAAACATATGGGTTTGAATGGCAAAACATACTCACAACTTGCTCTATTGCTTTCTGCTATAGAGGATTCAAAGTTACTTGTTTATGAGATTGATGTGGACTTGAAAAAATGAAGGGAAGGAGACGAGAAGTGGAATCAAAATCAATTGAGCTAATTTGATAGCTATAATTGTGATATCGAGTATAAGttctcttttttctcttttctttgcctAGGGTTCAAGCTCTCTGTTCTGTTGTTTTCATCGACCTTCCTTTGCCCCTCTAGGGAGGGGAGGGCCTCTCTTTCCTTGACCCGACCATGGGTTCCCTCCTCACCTTTAGAGTAGGTTATAGatattgttttttattttaactGCAGTCAAATCATTAATTTTAAGGGTGTTTGGGCTACTGTTTTGCTTTGTGTTTCTGTTCTTTGCTCTGTTTGTGTGTGTAGTTATTTTGGAAGCCTTCAACCATCAGCATGAATCTCTTGTTTTTTCTTAGCGTCCTAGTGGTGGCTCCTACGAATGATGCTATCGGCTTAGAAGCCTGGCGTCGTTGCTCCTTTTGCTAGTCAACACGAGGGTATGGGGTGAGTAAGACACTGACAGTCCTTGTCACTGTTGCCTTTTGTCTTGTCAATACAAGTGCTACTCTCTTAGGCTCCATGGCTTCGACACTTTTCTCGGCCTATGACTCGGTTCTTTCACTTGTCTATTACCTCACTTAATCTGTGACTCTCTGTTTTGTTATGAAGATGACTTTCCTACCTTGCTTGCAACCGATGATCAATTCTAATAGTGCTGGAATGTTGAACGGCTATGAGGATGAAATGTTGATGTTTGTCCTTCTGGGTTAGGGTTAGATATTTGTGGGGTATGGGTTTGATTTTATGGGTTTAGGTTacatattagttttgggattttaTTGTTTTGGTCCATGGGCTTTTTATGATCAAGCTTTTTTAAGCTTTTGTATCTAGGCTAAAGCTCTTTTTAATCCAATGAAATGTCCgcctttggaaaaaaaaaaaaaagaacttgaCACTATgtgttatttattttaatatatttattttttaacatatatttaatatttcataaatattaaaaggaTCATGATTGAGGGATCAAGTGGATCCATGATTGAGGGATCAAGTGGATCCATAATTGATGTGGATCAAAGAGTTTTCAACAATATAAAATGTCTTGTTTACCCTTTATACTTTTTGAGGTAAAATTTCCCTCCATTTTTtactctttcctctttcaatactTTCCCTTTAACTATATCCTCATTTTTAGCAAATGGTAATAAATTATGCtttcattttcaagaaaaaaaaattaaactttttctCTACACTTATTTTCTCTACACACATTgaacaaaatatatataattacttgaattttaataacatatacttaatatttaaattttaattttgaaaatttattttaattttactttattaaaaCTTTAAAGAGTACAATCCATATGTACTTTTTCCTTTAGCCAATATTTGTGATGAAACAATTTTCTCTTAACTAATATTTATCATTtggaggcttttttttttttcttcaactcTGTACCAATAGACAAAAATCATGTATATTACATAAAACGTGTAAGGTACAACATACTAAATTTTTTGCCCTTTAATTTGGTtagtttagttaaaaaaaaaaattggccgGTTAATGTtaggattaattttaattaaatcaaattattcatctcacttttaattttaatttcaatttctgactttaattaaatttaattatttgatttaaaaaaatgattttaatttaatgtaaattaattaattattatttaatttaaaattaatttaaatttgatctATGATACGAAATTGAATTAGACAGTGACAGATAAATTAATATTCTTATTTGGTTTGAGTAAATAAGATGAATCTATATGGATTCCATTCAATATATATTTTGTACCaattacaaaaattataatttaattgattcaatttaatatatatttgcgTCAGCTGAATCAATTTGAGTATTtgatatgtcatattaattatatattttagtcaattaagcttttaattgagtcaattgaatcaattgattacATGCAAGGTCAtattaatcatatatatttaaGTCAATTGCGAAAATATAATTTAGTTGATTCAATTAAATGTATATATTTGAGTCAACTGAATTAATTTGAGTATATTGCATATCATATTAATcatatattttagtcaattgagTTTTTAATTAAGTCAATTGAATCAAATTCATTATGTGTAATGTCACACTAATTATATACATTTGAGTCAAttgcaaaaattataatttaattgaatatatatttgagtcaattgaatcaatttgagcatgtgacatgtcacattgatcatatatatttgagccaattatgaaaattaccatttaactgattcaattgaatatatatttaaatcaattgaatcaatttgagTATGTAACATGTCacttcaattatttattttagttaattgagcttttaattgttttaattgaATCATTGATTATGTGTAATATcatattgattatatatatttgagtcaattataacatttatcatttaattgattcaattgaatCATTTTGAGTATATGACATATCACACTGATCATATACTTTAGCCAATTGAACATTTAATTGagtaaattgaatcaattgattatgtacaatgtcacattaatcatatatattttaggttaattttgacaatt
The Hevea brasiliensis isolate MT/VB/25A 57/8 chromosome 18, ASM3005281v1, whole genome shotgun sequence genome window above contains:
- the LOC131175936 gene encoding uncharacterized protein LOC131175936 isoform X2, whose product is MSLGMATSACKFVRIKSTDKADLVLQLLRAKGFTQSQIACLISRRPQLILLDPDKILRPKIEYFESLGFLAPWLPRALCADPRILAASLKNRILPNAYFLRGFLETEENFLLSLKRCFSVLWLDTELMMSKICTLCAFGVPVPSIRRLVVLHPKFLFLGFDSYEEKVGELKEIGIEPMSKTFIYAFSSMSSMGHSKWERKKKVLMSFGWSERDILRAFRAQPLFMTASEKKMKQLMEFYLTKACLQLSDLVRSPFLFMISLERIVIPRCTVLEVLLLKGLIKKDVNVVSALTVSKKRFEKKFFAYF
- the LOC131175936 gene encoding uncharacterized protein LOC131175936 isoform X3, which produces MATSACKFVRIKSTDKADLVLQLLRAKGFTQSQIACLISRRPQLILLDPDKILRPKIEYFESLGFLAPWLPRALCADPRILAASLKNRILPNAYFLRGFLETEENFLLSLKRCFSVLWLDTELMMSKICTLCAFGVPVPSIRRLVVLHPKFLFLGFDSYEEKVGELKEIGIEPMSKTFIYAFSSMSSMGHSKWERKKKVLMSFGWSERDILRAFRAQPLFMTASEKKMKQLMEFYLTKACLQLSDLVRSPFLFMISLERIVIPRCTVLEVLLLKGLIKKDVNVVSALTVSKKRFEKKFFAYF
- the LOC131175936 gene encoding uncharacterized protein LOC131175936 isoform X1: MFRFFSKLLLNHTIIRSKACYHRYISSLNSVSRSNDQQHLTLNYLTNSCGMSLGMATSACKFVRIKSTDKADLVLQLLRAKGFTQSQIACLISRRPQLILLDPDKILRPKIEYFESLGFLAPWLPRALCADPRILAASLKNRILPNAYFLRGFLETEENFLLSLKRCFSVLWLDTELMMSKICTLCAFGVPVPSIRRLVVLHPKFLFLGFDSYEEKVGELKEIGIEPMSKTFIYAFSSMSSMGHSKWERKKKVLMSFGWSERDILRAFRAQPLFMTASEKKMKQLMEFYLTKACLQLSDLVRSPFLFMISLERIVIPRCTVLEVLLLKGLIKKDVNVVSALTVSKKRFEKKFFAYF